The genomic interval aatatataagtgagcgatatagagaggagaagaaaattgtagtcaaccttatagctaatatgttatatatgttggctttaagatggtctaatagtaggaagtgagctttattattatccttgctcttgcGTGTGTACGTGAGATGTACGCACTCCCATCCGTTCCCTTCTATATTGGTTTCTATTTTCTCATGCTATATTAGTTAGATGTAAATCAcaatttataataatattttttttcaaagaaaactAAGGCTGCGTTCACTTCGGAACTAGTTCCCAGCTCCTCCacttcgttttccgcgcgcacacttATATACGCATTATTATTTATATCACATCACTTGAAATATGCACAAATTGATAACATAGTAAATCTTTCTGATAGAAAGGCTACATATGAAAACGTTCAATTAATTCCTTTAGTCTGGGGAATAATAATACCAAACAAGAACTTAAGTGGGTGACAAACAATCttgaaattgaattttaatccTTGGAAAGAGAGATAGACGGAAGGTTTGAATAGTTAGGTGAATATTacccatttcacaatataagtgttttattttaaaaaatgtgatAGTTCAGCAAACTACTTTATTCTGAAGTATtaactttatatatagaagttCATAGAGAGATCAAAATTTATAGAATAATTAGTTCACTATCAAATATCTATCTCAGCTATAAttttattgctaaaattttatacGTGCAATCAAGGCGTGAAACTTTTTACCCGTAAGGAAGTTTGAATGACCAACAACTACATCATGTGTGACTATATATATCTGAACATTTTAcagaaactatatatatagataaaaaatagTCATCATAAAAGATTTTAACACTTAGAATAAAATGACAAGCCCGCGCACTCGCATAGGCTGTCTGGTTAGTTGCTTTAGTAATACAAAACGTACGTTATTAACTTGTCTTACGGGGTTTTTAGATGCAGGGGTTTAAAATTTTAgcgtcacatcggatatacggacacacatttgaagtattaaatatagactaataacaaaataaattacagattccgcctgtaaactgcgagacgaatttattaagcctaataaattcgtcattagcaaatgtttactgtagcaccacattgttaaatcatggactaattaggcttaaaaaattcatctcgcaatttccatacaaactgtgtaattagttttttttcctatatttaatatgacatggtgaaaaattttgccagtGGGTCTGAACAAGGCCTTAAGCTAAACCGAACTTCAGGCCTTGAGTTTtagatattattattttatatactAATAGGACCCACCACTTTACGTCTCTCCTACTTTCCCCAATTTTATTCTCCATCCTTCCTTTTTATGGTCTATGGATCATGCTGTGGAAGGACAACATCTCCCAGAGActctcaccagtcaccacagCACATGCCATCGCCTCCTTCAACCAGCGGATGGTGCGATGACGGATGATCCACCCGCCTCGCTCTCCTCCGTGCAGCCGCGCCGGCAACAGCCTCTGTTATTGTAGTACTACCTAGCTTGAGGATTGGGAATTTGGAATAGCGTACGACGTCTAGCCGATTGAGCAGGGGCGAGCGGAGCAGCAGTGTTGAGTGTTGAGTAGCTAGCTTGACGCGCGTACGGGATGCATGGCAGCCTCGACGGGGGTTGTGAGTTCCCTCCTCTCGAAGCTGGCGACCATGGCGGAGCAGAAGTACGGCGACGTCAAGAGGATCCGCCGCGAGATCACCTTCCTGACGGACGAGCTCAGCAGCATGAACGCGCTGCTCCTGAAGCTGGCCGACATGGAGGAGCTGGACCCGCAGCTGAAGGAGTGGAGGAACAAGGTGCGCGAGCTCGCGTACGACGTCGAGGACTGCATCGACGCCTTggcgcaccaccaccgcctcagccgcggcgacgccgaccTGGGCGGCCTCATCCGGAGGGCAGCACACAACATGAAGAAGCTGCGGGCGAGCTACCGAGCGGCCGACCAGATCCACGAGCTCAAGGCCCGGATCATGGAGGTCAGCGATCGCCGGCTGAGGTACAAGCTCGATGAGGCCGCgtctgctgctcctgctccggcTCTGGCCATTGATCCTCGGTTGCCAGCGCTCTTCGCCGAGTCCAAGGGTCTCGTGGGCATCGAGGGCCCCCGGAGTACACTAGTCAGCTGGCTGATGGATGGGGAAGGTCAGCTCAAGGTGATCTCCATTGTTGGGTTCGGAGGGTTGGGGAAGACGACCCTCGCCAAGGAGGTCAACCATGCTGTGGGAGCACACTTCCAGCTCAAGGCTTTTGTGTCAGTCTCCCGTAATCTTAACCCCAAGAAGCTAATTTGCGATGTGCTCTCTCAGATCATGGACCAAAAAGATTATGGCAAGCTGGAGGTGGAGCAATTGATTCCGATTCTGAGGAAACACCTGGCAGATAAGAGgtactttattttatttaatttggtttCCAAACCATATTTGGCTATAGCAAATGTTCCAATCGATCATTGCATTAAGATTTGGATTTGCTATTCAACATTCAGTAGAAATTTCGAGAGAGAATCTGTCAAAATTTTCAGCCTTAATTGGCATGGGCTTCAAACTCGTGGCCTAGCTAGCTCCCGCGTGCGTCACCCCCACTGAGCTAGCACAACTTCTTTTTATCACTTACATCTTTCTTACATGTCTAATTACATATAGTTAATGTTAGTTAACTATATGTAATTTCTAAGGAAATTTTTCGTGGAATTAATGTTAGTTAGATAGTCCcattaaaatttgtttgaaCCTAATCTGCAACTTTTAACTTGGGAAATTTTTACGGCCGGCACTCTCTGCTGTCAGTAGAAATGATTTAGACTCTGTCTTGTTTAATCCAAGTGACATATCAAGTTCAAACGAGGTGCATACTTAACTTAGATTGATTCATGAAGACATGATTTCCATCATTGGCTCATTGGGATTCTTTCTTTCACAAATCTtgtatctatacatatatagggAAAATttgtagtgcaaaccacatatatagtggaaacttgaaaactaccgttgaatcgagaaatggacgtccgagattcgtccacatcaccttgagttaaaatttaactcgcagattcactcatgagttaaaattttactgggagttaaattttaagtcatggtgacgtggatgaatctcggacgtccatttctcgatccaacggtagtttccaagtttccactacatatgtgcAATACATATTTtcccatatatatactccacttCTTTGCGTGATTGCTGTAAGTACCATAATGATTGCCGGTTTCTCTACAGAACCAAAACAATACAGCATGCCAGTTAATGGCCTTAATGTTTATTACTGTTAATATTTTTATGGGTAACCCTAGTTATTGCAAAATGTTACCACTGATTCCTTATACGaaattgcatgcatgtaggTACCTCATAATTATTGACGATATTTGGAGAATACAAGCATGGGATCTAGTGAAGTCAGCCTTGCCTGACAACAGCTGCCAAAGTAGAATAATCACAACGACACGCATTAGTACGGTTGCCGAGTCATGTTGCTCGACCTTGAAAGATCGTATCTACTACATTGAGCCTCTAAATGAAGTCGAGTCCCGAGAGCTATTCTTCAAGAGGATATTCGCCACAGAGCACGGTTGTCCTCCTCACCTAGAAGAAGTCTCCAACGAAATTCTGAAGAAATGTGGGGGCCTGCCATTGGCTATACTTAGTATAGCAAGTTCACTGGCAAACAAGCCTGACATAAAGGAACAATGGGAAATGGTGAAGAAATCCATTGGTTTTGCTCTTGAGGGAACGCCTACTTTAGAAGGAATGAATAAGATATTACTTTTTAGTTATTACGATCTTCCTACTCATCTCAAGGCTTGTTTGCTATACCTCAGTATATTTCCGGAGGACTATGTGATTGCGAGTGACAAACTAGTATGGAGATGGATGTCTGAAGGACTAATTGTCGGAGAAATGGGTCAAAATTTGGAGCAAGCAGGACAGATTTATTTCAATGAGCTCATCAACAGGAGCATGATTGAACCAGTGGGTGTTCGGTATGATGGCAAGGTACTAGCTTGTAGGGTGCATGATATGGTGCTTGACATGATCATATCTTTGTCAGCTCAAGAGAATTTCGTTACCATATTACATGGGCATGAGGATAAATTTGCAGGAGAAAAGATTCGCCGGTTGTCCCTTCGATGCAATCGCCCAGATGTTGAAGTAACGCAGGTGACAAGCAAAAAGTTTGCCCAGGCTCGTTCTATCAGCCTCTTTGGTTACAAGGAGATGCTTGATCTACAGGGCTTCCAAGCTTTGCGGGTGCTGGATTTAGGACAAACTGTTTTGTTCAAGCAAGTGAAAAATATAGGCAAGTGTTACCAATTGAAGTATCTGGATCTCTCCGATACAGATATAGTGGAGCTCCCTGAAGAAATTGGAAATGTACAATCCCTAGAAACTCTGGACTTGAGAAATTGCAGACGACTAACATTGCCATCAACAATAGCTGGGCTCAGAAAACTAGTGCGTCTCCTTGTAGATTATACTGCGGCATTGCCAGAGGAGATTTCTGGTCTTGTAGCTCTACAAGTGCTATCTTGTGCCTCCTATAACTCCGTGAAGTTCATGCGAGCGCTGGGCCAGCTGACAGAGCTGCGATCACTTGCATTCAAGTGCTGGAATCCTGACTGGTACTTTGACGCGGGAATGTACAAGGAGGTATCTGTCGCGTCTCTCCGTGAGCTGGGGAAACACAAGCTTCAGTATCTAGATATCTCTGACGATGATGCTATCCTAGATGCACTAATGTGTTCGTCGTCAGAGTCAGACTGCCCGTTTCCGCACCTGCAGAAGCTTGTTCTGTCCAACCACAACATCCAAAGGATTCCAAGGTGGATTGGCTCGCTTGTCAACCTCTCTCACCTGGAAATTGCTGTCAAGACCACACGGCAAAACGATCTCGGCACACTAGGGAACCTGCCATGTCTGCTCTACCTCAAGATCTGCAGGTTGTATGAGCCCATCGAAAGCCTCATTGTGCCAAACCGAGGATTCCGTTGCCTCAAGGAGCTGTGCTTCCAGTGTTGGTGCCCGTTGGGGCTGGAGTTTGCCCGGGGAGCTATGCCGTGGGTGCAAACCTTCCGCCTGTGGTTCATGCCATGCTGGAAGAGCTGCGATCATGGCGTCAGCGTCGGCTTAGGCATCGAGCATCTGCTAGAACTCAAGCTTGTGGATGTTGAGACGGGCAATGGATGTGGTAAGAGGGAGGTGAAGTCATTTGAGGCAGCAATCACAGCTGTGGTCGCCAACCATCCCAGACGCCCTGCGCTCGTATTGCGTAGATCAGGTGAGAGAAGTGCAGTCAGGAAGGAGAATTGGACAGCGGTGGAGACAAACATGAACAAGTCCCTGTTTGATTGATCAACAGTCAAACAAAGCTTGCAGAAGGAGTCCAGGCATTCATCAACAGTCAAACAAAGATTGCAGAAGCAGTCCAGATTTCAAACTTGAAATTAAAGCTGCGATGTTCCTCGCTCCTAAGCCGTAATAAACCAACGGACAGTTTGTAGGTTGTTTTTCCGGGTAGTTCCTTGCAGTGCTCAACATTTTTAGGTTTGTGCTCTGCTCTTCTATAAATGTGAAATCAAAAtgtgttttgattattatttcaCGATGAACAATTGGTATTTAATTGGTATTTGAGATAATTGTTTTAATTTTCCAAGGGAACAGATAATTGGTTTTAATATTTGGACATAATTGGCGAATTGGGTTGCTGACtctgtgaccggtcagaccggtgcatgttgtgcggtctgaccagccggctctgtgtcggtttcggtttcggttTGTTCATTTGAATACTTATGATTAATTCATGTTTATAACTTATAGATGGATACTATGTGCATGTAATACTGTTGCGTGTTTATattgagtcaagttggagagaaCTTATGCtcggatatatttttttggttgaTTCACGTGTAGGTGAGTCTTGATGCCTTGGAAGAGTGTTGCCGATGATGGATCGGGAATCAATTTGGGAGAAGATGATGTCCGGACGATCAAGATATCATACGAGATGtttaggctaaagatcaatgcatGTAGTTGGTAAAAATTTCATATGGTATAGATGTAgatattgtgtgtgtatgagatGCGAAGTTGAATTTgtaaggagtccaaatttggtatgattggagtttgtaagGTTTATTTTTTGCACGGGAAGGTTTCCTAAGGGATTAGAACTTCTTGTACAAATTGGATTCATGACTTTAGGATACCTATCTTGGGTAAAAATAGAGAAGAGGGGTTGAGGCCTCCCGATATCGATTTTGTGAGAGTTGAGTTTAGAGAAAAGTTatggtttcgagtttagtcgagatttttgtgagGAGTACTGATGTTGTACTTTGTAAACATGaatagaagtaataaagtttcaATATACTTTGAGAagatcttcgatttgtgtttgctcAAGTTTGGCGGTTACACCGACAGGATACCAGCGGTCAGACTGGTGGCAACGCACCGGACAGACTGGCGATGGCTTCAGACGACTGTAGCGATAAGGACGGTCAGATCAGCCGatctacaccggtcagaccggtggcataTGCACGGTCAAACCGTCGTAAGACCTGCGGTCAGATCGTGTTCTATCAAATTCGAGGTAACTTTTAATTCTACTAAAGGTTTGGTTTTTTGGTATTACAACCATTCACCCTCTCTAGTTATCTTAGTTCTTGTTGTGTGATCCTATACTAAATTCTAAGGTGACTCAAACTTACCAATGGTTTGCAGCAATGGTGGCACAAAAGTATCGAGAGATTGGTTAGATATGTACGTGAATGTATGATTctacttaggccctgtttagtttcccaaatttttttcccaaaaacatcacatcgaatctttgaacgcatgcataaagcattaaatatagataaataaaaaaactaattgcacagttagagaGAAAAcaacgagatgaatcttttgagtctaattagtccatgattagccataagtgctacagtaacccacatgtgctaatatcggattaattaggctcaaaagattcgtctcgcggtttccagatgagttatgaaattatttttttcattcatgtccgaaaaacccttccgacatacggtcaaacatccgatgtgacatccaaattttttttttcgcgaactaaatagGCCCTTACCATCGTTCAAATTGTAacctagaaatattatatctACGTGACTGCTTTCAAATTGGAACATAGTGATATCACCAATTTACATCTAGCACCCAAACTACCCATGTTAGGAtccaactcttaaatttagCTTCAAGAGTTGGGTCTAGAGTAGAGTTATGGGGCAGCCTAAACCTAGTTCTaactctctagtttattttgtaagaGAGCTCCACTCCCATTTTAGGTAGAGTTGAAACTGTTTGACTGAGCTTAGGAGAGATGTGTCAAACAAACCCTATGTTAAGTAGGTACTCCATCATATCATCGTGCtggtaataaaaaataatctgaATTGTAGATCTAGTTTTATCGAAGGGTTCAAATGTTTTTCTACTATCACCTCACTCATCACTTCACGGTATTAGAAATATTTGGGGGTATaattgtcaaaaaaatattatcgtGGAGGGGGTAAAATCATCATTTATAGTTGACTAAACCTCAATcggccgccgcatccgccgcctAGTATCTCCTCCCCACTGGAGCCTTTGACGCCGAGAAACTTGGGATTAATACTATCACAAAGGAATGGTTTCACTAGAATGCTATCGTTTCAAAGTGATTCACCAAAATACTATTTTCGGTTATTTTTTGTAAATAGAAATGTTTTGCTCAGTTTTATATTTTCCTGGACTAAAATACCCCTGACGCGGGCCCGCCTGTCATACTctcttccctccctctttctcctttcccctctcttGAGGACGCCGTCGGCTGGCTGGTGTGGCGAGCTGCGGGCAGTGGCCGGTGGATCTCGCGGCCGACGTAGTAGTCCTCATCGCCGCGGAGGTAGTCCACGGCATCACCGTCCGAGGTCCTGCTCGACGTCGGCCTCGCCGTAGACCTCCTCGCTGGGCACGCGCTCGACGTCGGTCTCCTCGCCGCGGAACACCGTGCAGCTCCTTGTGGACGAGCTCGTCGTCCTGGCGCCCGCCGCCCTCGGGGTAACCCACGGTCCCGGAAGCCCCCCGCCGCGCGGTGGCGCTCCGCTTGGCCTCGGCCAGCAACAGCAGCTCATCTTCCCCAACTCGCTGGCTGCCCCTACAACTCCTCCCCAAGATGCGGCGaccagcaacagcaacaactcACCAAGACCGGAGCAGAGCACCGCCACCGCAGATTTCGAGGGAGGCCGGCCGGGGAGCTGCTCGATCGCTTCCGGGCGCGCGGACGTGAACTACGCCGGGGTGGTGTGGCTCAAGGCGTAGCGGGTGGCGGAGGCCGCGCTCGTCCGGGCGCTGCTCGTGAGTGCCCTTCCCCCGCTCGCTCCCCTGTTTCCTGCTCTGTTCTACAACTTCGCGCGCATTATTATGCTCTGTTCGTCGCATGTTGAATGCTCTCGTCTGGTGCGGTTTGAATGCTTAGCCATTCTCGTTTTTGTGCATTCGAACTGAATACGTCGCATTCCCcccataaaatttaaattagcgTTTGGTGTCAGTGGCGAATTGGCATCAATTTGCAGAGCTCGAGCACATTTACCATCAATTTAGTTCTCGGAAGGAAGCACCGAACACTCGTGCTTCTCAAAATTCGCGGTGTTAGAAGCCGGGGATGCCTCCGTGCCACCGAGGAGCAGCTCGACGACGTCCATGAGGCCATGCTCGCCGGCTGCCGGCGCCCGTCCtcgaagaggagaaagagagggtgagagagtatgacaggtggggccacatcaggggtattttggtccgaGAAAATAGTAAAATTTAGCAAAAACATTTCTAGTTACTAAAATAACCGAAAATGGTTTTTTTGAACACCTTCAATTTAGGATGGTATTCCAGTGAATCACTTTGAAACGATACCATTCTTTTGCGATAGTATAAACCTAAATTTCTCGACTTCCAACCTCTACCCAAGTACCTCCATCACCATCGCCTAAGGGACAAActcgagagaggggagggacaAACTCGAGCCATCCTCCACATCCTCGGACCGCTTCCTCCACTACACCACTAGCAGGCCGtcgtggagagggagagagagaagagagaggggagtgatGAAGGAAGAAGTGAGGTAGTCACTTACATTGCCAGTAAAAACTGCCGCCAATAGTCATAACTGTCAATAGAGTTCTTTTGCTCGGTTTAAAGGGGTCGATATTACCAGGTTTTGCGATTGAGGATATAAATCAGACGTGACTTGTTTAAGAATTTTTAGCCCACGATGGCCCAGGCCCAGGCCCAGGCTAACTTGTTGCCCAGTTAGCCCATTACTAGCCTATAATGAGCAAAGGGAAAGTGCCACGCCGCCTCTGCCactccggcggcagcagcagcgttATCATGCATGTGTTCTGTACTTCTGTTATATCATGGTGTGCCGCCTACGCGTGGAGGTGGGGCATGATCCATGAGTAGTGCAgtcaggaggaggaagatgaggggtgattttattagtatttttgcATGAATCTTTAAATGTGACTGAAATTTTCTTCTTATATTTTGTTGCCTGACGGCTTGATGCCCCTTATTGAGGATACaatttgtcttctcttttttgCAGAAGTTTGTGTTGTAGACTTGGTGCTTCATTATTTGCATTACTGGATGCTTGATGTATGATACACACGCAGACTGGCATTGATTCCAAATGATGGCAATAAGATTGGAAGAACACGTATATCTGATTTCCAAAACTCTTCCTTTCATTCAACTCAAGGCTATGTTCTCATATTCAGCTGGTCATGGCCGCAGGCCCAAGAAGAAGCTTTATCACCGTGAAACTGGCCTTGACAAGGCCATGGACCTCCAAAAGAAGCCTTCTCTCCTCCTTCGTCTTCGGGAGCTCATCTTGTCCCAAAAGACAAATTCCATCCTTATACGTGATCTTGAAAAGGAGGTTGGCTTTGTCCAAAAATGGAACTTCCTTTCACTTATTGAGCGGCATCCAAACATCTTCTTCGTCTCTGGTGGTAGTGCCTCCCGTGAGCCAATTTCAGTTACGCTCACTGAGAAGGCCAAAAGGATATCTAGCGAGGAGACCCTAGCACGAGAACTAACGGAGCCAATCTTGGTGAAAAATCTAAGGAAGCTACTAATGATGTCTTTGGACTGCCAGATTCCTATAGAGAAGATTGAACTCATCCAATCTGAATTGGGCTTACCCAAGAACTTCAAGAGCAACTTGATTCCGAGATACCCTGAACTATTTTCAGTTCGCGAGGTGAAGGGATTGGACCATTTGTGTCTGGAGAGTTGGGATTCTTCACTGGCTGTCACAGCCCGAGAAGAAAATTGAATTTTGATGGATTCCATATGGACTGTAGAGGGATTCCTAAAGATGGAAATGTCTTTGGTCCTTTTGCTTTCAAGTTGAAGTATCCAGCGGGATTTAGGCCAAATCGGAAGTATCTTGAGGAGGTTGTCAGGTGGCAGAAGTTGGCATTTCCATCACCTTATCTGAATGCTAGGCATGTGGAGCCTGCAACACCACAGGCTCGGAAGCGAGCGGTTGCTGTTATGCATGAGATTTTGAGCTTGACAATGGAGAGACGATTGACATCTGATAAGCTAGAAGTCTTCCATAATGAGTACAGGCTGCCATGTAAGCTACTTCTGTGTTTAATAAAAAATCATGGGATATTCTATATCACTAATAAGGGAGCAAGGAGCACTGTCTTCCTCAAGGAAGCCTATGATGATAGTAAACTTATTGAGAAGTGTCCTCTATTGAAATTCCATGATCAATTTGCCTCTCTGATCGGCCGAACATTCTCCGATTCAAATGATGTATTGCCAGCATAATTGGAGCAATAATTTACAAGCGAGAGAGACAAATCACAATGTGGCATGTGGCTGGCTGATTCACCCTTTAGTTTCTACTCAGGCCAGTGCAAACATGACTCATTTGCATGCGACCAACCATGAAAGTCCTCTGTGTGATGGATGCTTTATTCAGCTTCAAGTTTTGCATGAAATTTGAGACCCCAGAAATCAAGTGGCAGCTCAGATCTCAGCAGACAAGGCATTGGTTGTTGTACTGAAGGACATATGTTCAATTCCTACAATTGGGGCATTCAACTATTGAAGATATTACGGTTAGTTTTCAGGGGTTTTCTTGAGAGTATTACCTTCAGCCTACACttgagagaaaaagagaggataCATTAGCCTCACTTTATACCTTAAAACTGAATTTGCTTCTCTTAATTGGATAACTGGGtgccatttctttcttttctaaaaaaataatgatatagTCAGATACTAATTGACCTTAAAATGTATTGTACTATCACGTGATTCTGCTTCCAGAAAGGTACTTGATGATGTTGTTTGGCATCATAGAATGTGTCAAACCACTATACTGTTTTCGATAGATTATGCTTGTAATTTGTTACAGTCAACATTTTGCTTATGGGTCAATTGAACTATTGgcaatagtagtagtactaatcCATTCTGCTATTATtctcagttttttttccccttcatcCATACACAGGCAGAAAGTGCCTGTAAAATGCTCCACATGTTGTATCAAAGTTTCCTTCCATATAGCACATCAATTGGTTCTTGTTCTTTATTATTACTTGAAACCAACTTCAGCCATGGAAATCTCTATTGCTCTCTAGAGTTCtccatcagaattcagaaatttTAAATACTGTAGTATTTAGTTCACATGCTGATTATGATTTGAAGCAACTGTGAACCATCTTAAATCCTAGCTGCAACCTGATACATAGATTAGTTTCTATGTTCTACTTTCTTGCATTACCACATTCATGATTCATCATGTGCCCTATGACAGATTGATGAGAAATATCAGTACTATGTTTTCCTGATGCTGTGCATTAGTGGTCTTATAGTATTCAACTTGGTTTATAAGTGCATTAATCCTACCAGTATAGACCAACATTCGTCCAGTACAGTGACCTGTTTCATGTTATGTGAGCCTGAATTATGATTGCATCTAGTGGTAGACATGTCTGTACTCTAGCGGTCCATATTTTCTTGTGTTCAGTCTAGGTTTTATTTCTGTATTGAGTATTCTGTATGGAACAAGGCACAAACAAACATGCTAAACCCATGTAAATTGATTGTTAGAACTTAATTTGCAGTACCTTGATGCATAATATAGATAGTTGTGGATGTGCTTTCATGTATCTTTCTCTGCAAAAGGCCTGGGTGTGTTTTTTCCTTGTTAACTCAAAATTATGCCATGTAGCTTGTGCATTCTTAACAATGGCCGAATTCGTTCTGCAGATCACCTTATTTCTGTTAACAAGAAAGATTTGTGTTCTTGTGCAGTTGTGCTCATGCGATTGGAATTGACGTCTCCATAATCTACAAAGACAAATGTTGAGTGGAGGAAACACCAAGTATTGTTAACTACCAGAGAAAAATGGCCTTTCAATTACTGTATAATCTTTATCCAGCAGGAACAGGTATAACTTAAGCCAACATGAACCTTTTTCTTAATGTCTAGTATAAATACAGCAACCAAATCTTTGCAAGTGAAATATCACCAAGCTGACGGTACTTACAAAATAAATGGTAGTTTGATAGTTAGCTATTGCCAGTTTATAACAGTCATGTAACATGTATTACATATTGTCAGATTATTCTGTGGCCAGTTTGTCGTGCCAATGTTGTTTTTGTGTAATTTGTAATTACTGTTCTGTGTCAGAATTTAGACACTGATTCAGTTgtcaagtaattttttttaatggaatacTTTGACAGATTGGTAAAATGGGTTTTAATGACTTTGTCTGAAAGCTTTTAGATTAACTAGTTGCTTGGTAATGAATAATAATAAGAAATGAAATTGGTGGACACTCATTGCTATTGATCTGGGATCATATCCTAAACATGGAAGCTTTATTAATGGCCATGGCAATTCCTGCAACAGGCTAATAACAGTCACAAGTTTGCATCCCTTTCACACCTCCACGCTATCTTGAGTATGTTCTGATATTTGCACATCAAAGTGCTTGTCCACATAGAATTCTTGGTGGGAGATGCATTAAGGATGTTTACCAATAGTTGCTTGCAACACCAAATCAACCTGTATGTAGGTGGGATCCATTGAGATAACCAGATGAACATATGCTAAGTAAAGATGGACCGACAAAATTATGGGTGGCCTGGACACATTGAAGTGAAATGAGGCCAACTGGCTTCTCCTCAATTATAACCCATGAAAGTGAGGAGCATACCCGGGAGCAGTGATTGGGACCAGATTCTGCAGACACTAAGAGAGCACCTATAAATGATAGTAGTGGTCATGATCCTGGTCAGATGCACTAAAAGCTAGATTTGGATGGATGTTAGTGGCTGTTAGTTTAGGCAGGTCTATCCTCAAGTCATACAAATACAGTGGATGGAGACTAGAGGCCGGCCCTTTTCTGATCCTGTTTA from Oryza glaberrima chromosome 3, OglaRS2, whole genome shotgun sequence carries:
- the LOC127768962 gene encoding disease resistance protein PIK6-NP-like — protein: MAASTGVVSSLLSKLATMAEQKYGDVKRIRREITFLTDELSSMNALLLKLADMEELDPQLKEWRNKVRELAYDVEDCIDALAHHHRLSRGDADLGGLIRRAAHNMKKLRASYRAADQIHELKARIMEVSDRRLRYKLDEAASAAPAPALAIDPRLPALFAESKGLVGIEGPRSTLVSWLMDGEGQLKVISIVGFGGLGKTTLAKEVNHAVGAHFQLKAFVSVSRNLNPKKLICDVLSQIMDQKDYGKLEVEQLIPILRKHLADKRYLIIIDDIWRIQAWDLVKSALPDNSCQSRIITTTRISTVAESCCSTLKDRIYYIEPLNEVESRELFFKRIFATEHGCPPHLEEVSNEILKKCGGLPLAILSIASSLANKPDIKEQWEMVKKSIGFALEGTPTLEGMNKILLFSYYDLPTHLKACLLYLSIFPEDYVIASDKLVWRWMSEGLIVGEMGQNLEQAGQIYFNELINRSMIEPVGVRYDGKVLACRVHDMVLDMIISLSAQENFVTILHGHEDKFAGEKIRRLSLRCNRPDVEVTQVTSKKFAQARSISLFGYKEMLDLQGFQALRVLDLGQTVLFKQVKNIGKCYQLKYLDLSDTDIVELPEEIGNVQSLETLDLRNCRRLTLPSTIAGLRKLVRLLVDYTAALPEEISGLVALQVLSCASYNSVKFMRALGQLTELRSLAFKCWNPDWYFDAGMYKEVSVASLRELGKHKLQYLDISDDDAILDALMCSSSESDCPFPHLQKLVLSNHNIQRIPRWIGSLVNLSHLEIAVKTTRQNDLGTLGNLPCLLYLKICRLYEPIESLIVPNRGFRCLKELCFQCWCPLGLEFARGAMPWVQTFRLWFMPCWKSCDHGVSVGLGIEHLLELKLVDVETGNGCGKREVKSFEAAITAVVANHPRRPALVLRRSGERSAVRKENWTAVETNMNKSLFD